The Salvia miltiorrhiza cultivar Shanhuang (shh) chromosome 1, IMPLAD_Smil_shh, whole genome shotgun sequence genome has a window encoding:
- the LOC131010934 gene encoding uncharacterized protein LOC131010934 — MVDLKMNHGGEVPKAEYPQEESSRRCEAREESSHYQRTRRRRPKMQDTPVGKATLEPIHPHRLILNLDQATKLSSLHLLTPPLPSISEISSRAVVLPAARFDLRRLPRRPLRYPSSISASSPHRRLQLPLKVRGPKCARRFAEYGCLDSTSVLSSEKSIEELIQQPPLQGIEDNLIEFSEALRTVAKALRRVTEVTLVGKSEHWTYALNLSPSALHLLKWLSNSTPKSNNFHILATDGRRICWLENGILRPTEKIRRTTTSSFQGFIDPEGVNWKSLSPSTIDIYYDEFKKSFTWDGEVYSSDVIRKTWISQARHAYKDFVHGCKVIIDEGSRPQFLHKDIVTKWKEYWATPVFQVKSQQASKNRRSEPAGPGTGLSIHYGGSRSAISHAEHVAREKNISIADAHYDTFMRMHFKKGQFDGRAQTQGLEIHSRVEELRSTLGRDVTPDEVSQIYREVVTPDPKGRRLGLGIMSQMRSTGSTSTHSTCSSQFPSAAVSAQIAQLQTELEQTQQREATLQATLQAEVQERRRKEAEMEAEVQERRRKEAEMETRQLEMQQQISQLMKFFQSSSRSSPPP; from the exons atggttgatctaaagatgaaccatgGAGGTGAGGTGCCCAAAGCAGAGTACCCACAAGAAGAATCATCCAGGAGATGTGAGGCTCGTGAGGAATCGAGTCATTATCAACGAACCAGAAGACGCCGGCCCAAGATGCAGGACACTCCTGTAGGgaaggccacacttgaaccaatccaccCACAcagattgattctcaacctcgatcAAGCAACTAAATTATC TTCTCTGCATCTTCTCACGCCCCCTTTGCCGTCTATCTCTGAAATAAGCTCCCGCGCAGTCGTTCTCCCCGCCGCGCGCTTCGATCTCCGCCGTCTTCCCCGCCGCCCGCTCCGATATCCGTCGTCTATCTCTGCATCTTCTCCCCATCGTCGCCTTCAGTTGCCGCTGAAG GTTCGAGGACCCAAATGTGCTCGAAGGTTTGCTGAGTATGGCTGTCTAGATTCTACCTCGGTTTTGAGCTCAGAAAAATCTATAGAGGAACTTATTCAACAGCCTCCTCTCCAAGGAATCGAAGATAATCTGATTGAGTTCTCTGAGGCTTTGAGAA CCGTTGCCAAGGCACTGAGACGGGTGACAGAAG TGACTTTGGTTGGAAAGAGTGAGCACTGGACTTATGCCCTTAACTTGTCTCCATCGGCCTTACATTTGCTGAAATGGCTTTCCAATTCAACT CCCAAGTCTAATAACTTCCATATATTAGCTACTGACGGTAGGCGGATCTGTTGGTTGGAAAATGG CATTTTGAGGCCGACTGAGAAGATTCGACGTACAACTACTTCAAGCTTTCAAGGCTTCATAGATCCTGAAGGCGTCAATTGGAAGAGTTTGTCGCCCAGCACCATAGACATATATTATGATGAGTTTAAG AAATCTTTTACATGGGATGGGGAAGTTTACAGCTCGGACGTCATTCGTAAGACATGGATCTCACAAGCTAGGCATGCTTATAAAGATTTTGTCCATGGATGTAAGGTTATTATCGATGAAGGGAGCAGACCTCAATTTCTTCATAAAGACATTGTTACAAAGTGGAAGGAATATTGGGCGACACCTGTATTCCAAGTTAAGTCGCAGCAGGCGAGCAAGAATCGTCGATCTGAGCCTGCTGGTCCAGGTACAGGATTATCTATCCACTATGGAGGCTCTCGCAGTGCTATTAGTCATGCTGAGCATGTG GCTCGAGAGAAGAACATTTCTATCGCAGATGCACATTATGATACTTTCATGAGGATGCACTTTAAGAAAGGACAGTTCGATGGACGGGCACAGACTCAGGGT CTTGAGATACATAGTCGAGTCGAGGAGTTACGCTCTACTCTTGGACGAGATGTCACTCCAGATGAGGTCAGTCAGATCTATAGGGAGGTGGTGACGCCAGATCCGAAGGGGCGTAGACTCGGATTGGGCATTATGTCTCAGATGCGTTCCACTGGTTCGACGAGCACTCATTCGACGTGCTCGTCTCAATTTCCTTCAGCAGCAGTCTCAGCTCAGATTGCACAGCTCCAGACAGAGTTAGAGCAGACACAACAGAGAGAGGCTACTCTACAAGCTACTCTACAGGCTGAGGTGCAGGAGCGACGACGAAAAGAAGCAGAAATGGAGGCTGAGGTGCAGGAGCGACGACGAAAAGAAGCAGAAATGGAGACTAGGCAATTGGAAATGCAACAACAAATTTCTCAGCTTATGAAATTCTTCCAATCATCCTCCCGTTCCTCGCCTCCACCCTAA